One segment of Aquimarina sp. BL5 DNA contains the following:
- a CDS encoding non-ribosomal peptide synthetase, whose amino-acid sequence MHIPLSYSQESLWIIDKAMGSLNYHIPMVYKFTKAIDTKALEFTLKTILKRHQTLRTVFKQNEEGDVFQETLPIEEWKIFEGTEGLAQNDDEIKGYVNKLTEMPFDLEKDYMLRVHLCCNENNENFLILIFHHIAFDGWSSHLFLEELQKIYNLRIKGNLTNLPEVTYQYSDYSIHQRSKEIQLVFDKKIQFWEDFLEGHTTLNFPTDFKRPPVQSYKGKSYIFNLPVEYQKGLKNIGKQYKATPFMVLFGIYNILLHKYTGLKDIIIGIPTANRMHSQSQRLIGHFVNSLPFRTIFSDSIKFTELLNQIKENFIKVYEKQDVPFEKIVRAIGIEQDRSRSPLFQAMFIMQSNKIVKSVSLGDIPLTEIPVSTNTSKYDITCSITEREKVLEVLIEYCDELFSSNSIKRIAKHYENLIARIINNPEIRVNELVILSDEEQHELLNEFNDTNQEYPKEWSVLNEFENKCKEHPNQVSLVCEDKEMTYQELDHKSNQVANFLLERGVISNDIVGLCVNRSFDIIVGIFGIWKAGACYLPLDASYPEERINYILKDSDAKIIIHSDTITLHTELDTHKTIRVEDIFNANSDTKAIKNRISSEQLAYIIYTSGSTGKPKGVMISHNNLNNFMNWCIKEFEKDSFDIVYAGTSICFDLSIYEMIYPICAAKKIRILNDGLDTSKYIDKDKNILLNTVPSVIANLQENKIDFSNVNSINMAGEPIPEKVLNQIDYDTIIVRNLYGPSEDTTYSTFFRIHKGSKSLIGKPIANTKAYILDNDLNLVPKGIVGELCLGGKGVTAGYLKKAELTKQKFVQNPFEQNSQSKLYRTGDLAKWLPCGNLEFIGRKDSQVKLRGFRIELGEIESTLLEHEFVKQCAVIMATNDLNDKQLVAYIVSDYKNWIQEVEDYLLSKLPKYMTPTLWIELSEIPLNTNGKIDKKALPKPDYKVRKTSYIVPTNEVEEKLVRIWEKALNINEIGTHDTLTNLGGHSLIAAKLAVLINNSFSSNITISTILELQTIVMISKYIQSTIILENYEENKHEILDI is encoded by the coding sequence ATGCATATTCCATTATCTTATTCACAAGAAAGCTTGTGGATTATTGACAAAGCTATGGGAAGTTTGAATTATCATATCCCTATGGTATACAAATTTACTAAGGCAATTGATACAAAAGCTCTAGAGTTTACTTTGAAAACTATTTTAAAGAGACATCAAACTCTTAGAACTGTTTTTAAACAAAATGAAGAAGGAGATGTTTTTCAGGAAACTTTGCCTATTGAAGAATGGAAAATTTTTGAAGGAACAGAAGGTTTAGCGCAGAATGATGATGAGATTAAAGGATATGTAAATAAGTTAACAGAAATGCCCTTTGATCTAGAGAAAGATTATATGCTAAGAGTTCACCTTTGTTGTAATGAGAATAATGAGAATTTTTTGATTTTGATTTTTCACCATATAGCGTTTGATGGATGGTCTTCACATCTTTTTTTAGAAGAATTACAAAAGATATATAATTTGAGGATAAAAGGTAATTTAACCAATTTACCAGAAGTAACTTATCAGTATTCAGATTATTCTATTCATCAAAGAAGTAAGGAAATTCAACTTGTTTTTGACAAAAAAATTCAATTTTGGGAGGATTTTTTAGAAGGACATACTACGTTAAATTTTCCAACAGATTTTAAAAGGCCACCTGTACAAAGTTATAAAGGAAAAAGCTATATATTTAATTTGCCTGTAGAATATCAAAAGGGGCTTAAAAACATAGGTAAGCAATACAAGGCAACACCTTTTATGGTACTTTTTGGTATATATAATATTTTATTACATAAATATACAGGTCTTAAAGATATTATTATAGGAATTCCTACCGCTAATAGGATGCACTCTCAGAGCCAAAGATTGATAGGGCATTTTGTCAATTCACTTCCATTTAGAACCATTTTTTCTGATTCAATAAAGTTTACTGAATTATTAAACCAAATCAAGGAGAACTTTATCAAGGTTTATGAAAAACAAGATGTTCCATTTGAAAAAATAGTACGTGCAATTGGTATAGAACAAGATAGAAGCAGATCTCCGTTATTTCAAGCAATGTTTATTATGCAAAGTAATAAAATAGTGAAATCAGTAAGTTTGGGAGATATACCTTTAACAGAAATTCCTGTTAGCACGAATACTTCAAAATACGATATCACATGCAGTATTACGGAGAGGGAAAAAGTATTAGAAGTATTGATCGAATATTGTGATGAACTATTTTCTTCAAATTCGATTAAAAGAATAGCTAAGCATTATGAAAACCTAATAGCACGAATTATTAATAATCCGGAAATTCGTGTGAACGAACTGGTAATCTTGTCTGATGAAGAACAGCACGAATTACTTAATGAATTTAATGATACAAATCAGGAGTACCCCAAAGAATGGTCTGTGCTTAATGAGTTCGAAAATAAGTGTAAAGAGCACCCAAATCAGGTGAGTTTAGTTTGTGAAGATAAAGAGATGACTTATCAGGAGTTAGATCATAAATCCAATCAAGTGGCTAACTTTTTGTTGGAACGGGGGGTTATATCTAACGACATTGTAGGTCTTTGTGTAAATCGTTCATTTGACATCATCGTTGGGATTTTTGGAATATGGAAAGCTGGAGCCTGCTATTTACCTTTAGATGCGTCTTATCCAGAAGAACGGATAAACTATATTTTGAAAGACTCAGATGCCAAAATTATAATTCACAGCGATACAATTACGTTACACACAGAACTAGATACGCACAAAACAATCCGTGTAGAGGATATTTTTAATGCTAATTCAGACACCAAGGCAATCAAAAATAGGATTTCTTCAGAGCAATTAGCTTATATTATTTATACCTCTGGTTCCACAGGAAAGCCTAAAGGTGTTATGATTTCTCATAACAATCTTAATAATTTTATGAATTGGTGTATCAAGGAGTTTGAAAAAGATTCTTTTGATATTGTTTATGCAGGTACTTCTATTTGTTTTGATCTTTCTATTTATGAGATGATTTATCCCATTTGTGCAGCTAAGAAAATCAGAATATTAAATGATGGATTAGATACTTCAAAATATATAGACAAAGACAAAAATATCTTGTTAAATACTGTACCTAGTGTTATAGCTAATCTTCAGGAAAATAAAATTGATTTTAGTAATGTAAATTCAATTAATATGGCAGGAGAGCCTATTCCTGAGAAGGTTTTGAACCAGATAGATTATGATACTATCATTGTGCGTAATTTATATGGACCTTCAGAAGATACAACATATAGTACTTTCTTTAGGATACATAAAGGATCAAAATCATTAATAGGAAAACCAATTGCTAATACAAAAGCCTATATACTGGATAATGATTTGAATTTAGTACCAAAAGGAATCGTTGGAGAACTTTGTCTTGGAGGAAAAGGAGTTACCGCAGGTTATTTAAAAAAAGCAGAATTAACAAAACAAAAATTTGTTCAAAATCCTTTCGAACAGAATTCACAAAGTAAATTATACCGTACAGGAGACCTTGCTAAATGGTTACCTTGTGGTAATTTGGAGTTTATAGGAAGAAAAGATTCTCAAGTTAAACTAAGAGGTTTTAGGATTGAATTGGGAGAAATAGAATCCACTTTGCTAGAACACGAATTTGTTAAACAATGTGCAGTAATAATGGCTACAAATGATCTCAATGATAAACAATTGGTGGCGTATATAGTTTCGGATTATAAAAATTGGATACAGGAAGTCGAAGATTATTTGTTATCCAAGCTTCCTAAATATATGACTCCTACTTTATGGATAGAACTCAGCGAAATCCCACTAAATACAAATGGTAAAATAGATAAAAAAGCACTCCCAAAACCAGATTATAAAGTCAGAAAAACTTCATATATAGTACCTACCAATGAAGTAGAAGAAAAGTTGGTAAGAATATGGGAAAAGGCTTTGAATATAAATGAAATAGGAACTCATGATACTCTAACTAATTTAGGAGGTCATTCTTTAATAGCAGCAAAATTGGCGGTTTTGATAAACAATTCATTTTCATCCAATATCACTATAAGTACTATATTAGAATTGCAAACTATTGTAATGATTAGTAAATACATCCAAAGCACCATAATTTTAGAGAACTACGAAGAAAACAAGCACGAAATACTTGATATCTAA